In Chelmon rostratus isolate fCheRos1 chromosome 9, fCheRos1.pri, whole genome shotgun sequence, the following proteins share a genomic window:
- the sept6 gene encoding septin-6 isoform X2: MASTEIARQAGEGARAVPLAGHVGFDSMPDQLVNKSVNHGFCFNILCVGETGLGKSTLMDTLFNTKFEGEPTQHNQPGVTLKSNTYELQESNVRLKLTVVNTVGFGDQINKEDSYKSIVEFIDAQFEAYLQEELKIKRTLHSYHDTRIHACLYFIAPTGHSLKSLDLVTMKKLDSKVNIIPIIAKSDAISKSELAKFKIKITSELVSNGVQIYQFPTDDESVAEINSTMNSHLPFAVVGSTEEVKIGNKMVKARQYPWGTVQVENENHCDFVKLREMLIRVNMEDLREQTHTRHYELYRRCKLEEMGFKDTDPDSKPFSLQETYEAKRNEFMGELQKKEEEMRQMFVQRVKEKEAELKEAEKELHEKFDRLKKLHQDEKKKLEEKKKSLDDELNMFKQKKTAAELLQNQAQQAGGSTTLKRDKERKNLGFL; encoded by the exons ATGGCGTCAACTGAGATAGCGAGGCAAGCG GGTGAAGGTGCTCGTGCTGTCCCTCTGGCAGGCCATGTCGGCTTTGACAGCATGCCAGATCAGCTTGTCAACAAGTCTGTGAACCACGGATTCTGCTTTAACATCCTGTGTGTTG GCGAGACGGGtctggggaagtccacccttATGGACACGTTGTTCAACACCAAGTTTGAGGGTGAGCCCACCCAGCACAACCAGCCCGGAGTCACACTCAAGTCCAACACCTATGAACTCCAGGAGAGTAACGTGCGCCTCAAACTTACTGTTGTCAACACCGTGGGCTTCGGAGACCAGATCAACAAAGAAGACAG CTACAAGTCTATTGTGGAGTTCATTGACGCCCAGTTTGAAGCATATCTACAGGAGGAGCTGAAAATCAAGCGCACGCTACACAGTTACCACGACACCCGCATCCATGCATGCCTGTACTTCATTGCTCCCACAGGACACTCGCTCAAATCCCTTGACTTGGTGACCATGAAGAAACTTGATAGCAAG GTCAATATTATTCCAATCATTGCCAAGTCAGACGCCATCTCCAAGAGCGAGCTGGCCAagttcaaaatcaaaatcaccaGTGAGCTGGTCAGCAACGGAGTGCAGATCTACCAGTTCCCCACTGATGACGAGTCTGTGGCAGAGATCAACTCCACCATGAAC AGCCATTTGCCGTTTGCTGTGGTGGggagcacagaggaagtgaagatTGGGAACAAGATGGTGAAGGCACGGCAGTACCCCTGGGGGACGGTGCAGG TGGAAAATGAGAATCACTGTGACTTCGTCAAACTGCGAGAAATGCTGATCAGAGTGAACATGGAGGACCTGCGAGAGCAGACTCACACACGCCATTATGAGCTGTACCGCCGCTGCAAACTGGAGGAGATGGGCTTTAAGGACACAGACCCTGACAGCAAGCCCTTCAG TCTTCAGGAGACATATGAAGCTAAGAGGAACGAGTTCATGGGTGAGCtgcagaagaaagaagaagaaatgagacaaatgTTCGTCCAAAGAGTCAAAGAGAAGGAGGCTGAGctcaaagaagcagagaaagag CTTCACGAGAAGTTTGACCGTTTGAAGAAGCTCCACCAGGACGAGAAAAAGaaactggaggagaagaagaagtccCTGGATGACGAGCTCAATAtgttcaaacagaaaaagactgcTGCAGAGCTCTTGCAGAACCAAGCCCAGCAGGCAGGGGGCTCCACCACACTCAAgagggacaaagagaggaaaaa CTTAGGATTCCTGTAG
- the sept6 gene encoding septin-6 isoform X3, producing MASTEIARQAGEGARAVPLAGHVGFDSMPDQLVNKSVNHGFCFNILCVGETGLGKSTLMDTLFNTKFEGEPTQHNQPGVTLKSNTYELQESNVRLKLTVVNTVGFGDQINKEDSYKSIVEFIDAQFEAYLQEELKIKRTLHSYHDTRIHACLYFIAPTGHSLKSLDLVTMKKLDSKVNIIPIIAKSDAISKSELAKFKIKITSELVSNGVQIYQFPTDDESVAEINSTMNSHLPFAVVGSTEEVKIGNKMVKARQYPWGTVQVENENHCDFVKLREMLIRVNMEDLREQTHTRHYELYRRCKLEEMGFKDTDPDSKPFSLQETYEAKRNEFMGELQKKEEEMRQMFVQRVKEKEAELKEAEKELHEKFDRLKKLHQDEKKKLEEKKKSLDDELNMFKQKKTAAELLQNQAQQAGGSTTLKRDKERKN from the exons ATGGCGTCAACTGAGATAGCGAGGCAAGCG GGTGAAGGTGCTCGTGCTGTCCCTCTGGCAGGCCATGTCGGCTTTGACAGCATGCCAGATCAGCTTGTCAACAAGTCTGTGAACCACGGATTCTGCTTTAACATCCTGTGTGTTG GCGAGACGGGtctggggaagtccacccttATGGACACGTTGTTCAACACCAAGTTTGAGGGTGAGCCCACCCAGCACAACCAGCCCGGAGTCACACTCAAGTCCAACACCTATGAACTCCAGGAGAGTAACGTGCGCCTCAAACTTACTGTTGTCAACACCGTGGGCTTCGGAGACCAGATCAACAAAGAAGACAG CTACAAGTCTATTGTGGAGTTCATTGACGCCCAGTTTGAAGCATATCTACAGGAGGAGCTGAAAATCAAGCGCACGCTACACAGTTACCACGACACCCGCATCCATGCATGCCTGTACTTCATTGCTCCCACAGGACACTCGCTCAAATCCCTTGACTTGGTGACCATGAAGAAACTTGATAGCAAG GTCAATATTATTCCAATCATTGCCAAGTCAGACGCCATCTCCAAGAGCGAGCTGGCCAagttcaaaatcaaaatcaccaGTGAGCTGGTCAGCAACGGAGTGCAGATCTACCAGTTCCCCACTGATGACGAGTCTGTGGCAGAGATCAACTCCACCATGAAC AGCCATTTGCCGTTTGCTGTGGTGGggagcacagaggaagtgaagatTGGGAACAAGATGGTGAAGGCACGGCAGTACCCCTGGGGGACGGTGCAGG TGGAAAATGAGAATCACTGTGACTTCGTCAAACTGCGAGAAATGCTGATCAGAGTGAACATGGAGGACCTGCGAGAGCAGACTCACACACGCCATTATGAGCTGTACCGCCGCTGCAAACTGGAGGAGATGGGCTTTAAGGACACAGACCCTGACAGCAAGCCCTTCAG TCTTCAGGAGACATATGAAGCTAAGAGGAACGAGTTCATGGGTGAGCtgcagaagaaagaagaagaaatgagacaaatgTTCGTCCAAAGAGTCAAAGAGAAGGAGGCTGAGctcaaagaagcagagaaagag CTTCACGAGAAGTTTGACCGTTTGAAGAAGCTCCACCAGGACGAGAAAAAGaaactggaggagaagaagaagtccCTGGATGACGAGCTCAATAtgttcaaacagaaaaagactgcTGCAGAGCTCTTGCAGAACCAAGCCCAGCAGGCAGGGGGCTCCACCACACTCAAgagggacaaagagaggaaaaa TTAA
- the sept6 gene encoding septin-6 isoform X1 — MASTEIARQAGEGARAVPLAGHVGFDSMPDQLVNKSVNHGFCFNILCVGETGLGKSTLMDTLFNTKFEGEPTQHNQPGVTLKSNTYELQESNVRLKLTVVNTVGFGDQINKEDSYKSIVEFIDAQFEAYLQEELKIKRTLHSYHDTRIHACLYFIAPTGHSLKSLDLVTMKKLDSKVNIIPIIAKSDAISKSELAKFKIKITSELVSNGVQIYQFPTDDESVAEINSTMNSHLPFAVVGSTEEVKIGNKMVKARQYPWGTVQVENENHCDFVKLREMLIRVNMEDLREQTHTRHYELYRRCKLEEMGFKDTDPDSKPFSLQETYEAKRNEFMGELQKKEEEMRQMFVQRVKEKEAELKEAEKELHEKFDRLKKLHQDEKKKLEEKKKSLDDELNMFKQKKTAAELLQNQAQQAGGSTTLKRDKERKNNPWLCTE; from the exons ATGGCGTCAACTGAGATAGCGAGGCAAGCG GGTGAAGGTGCTCGTGCTGTCCCTCTGGCAGGCCATGTCGGCTTTGACAGCATGCCAGATCAGCTTGTCAACAAGTCTGTGAACCACGGATTCTGCTTTAACATCCTGTGTGTTG GCGAGACGGGtctggggaagtccacccttATGGACACGTTGTTCAACACCAAGTTTGAGGGTGAGCCCACCCAGCACAACCAGCCCGGAGTCACACTCAAGTCCAACACCTATGAACTCCAGGAGAGTAACGTGCGCCTCAAACTTACTGTTGTCAACACCGTGGGCTTCGGAGACCAGATCAACAAAGAAGACAG CTACAAGTCTATTGTGGAGTTCATTGACGCCCAGTTTGAAGCATATCTACAGGAGGAGCTGAAAATCAAGCGCACGCTACACAGTTACCACGACACCCGCATCCATGCATGCCTGTACTTCATTGCTCCCACAGGACACTCGCTCAAATCCCTTGACTTGGTGACCATGAAGAAACTTGATAGCAAG GTCAATATTATTCCAATCATTGCCAAGTCAGACGCCATCTCCAAGAGCGAGCTGGCCAagttcaaaatcaaaatcaccaGTGAGCTGGTCAGCAACGGAGTGCAGATCTACCAGTTCCCCACTGATGACGAGTCTGTGGCAGAGATCAACTCCACCATGAAC AGCCATTTGCCGTTTGCTGTGGTGGggagcacagaggaagtgaagatTGGGAACAAGATGGTGAAGGCACGGCAGTACCCCTGGGGGACGGTGCAGG TGGAAAATGAGAATCACTGTGACTTCGTCAAACTGCGAGAAATGCTGATCAGAGTGAACATGGAGGACCTGCGAGAGCAGACTCACACACGCCATTATGAGCTGTACCGCCGCTGCAAACTGGAGGAGATGGGCTTTAAGGACACAGACCCTGACAGCAAGCCCTTCAG TCTTCAGGAGACATATGAAGCTAAGAGGAACGAGTTCATGGGTGAGCtgcagaagaaagaagaagaaatgagacaaatgTTCGTCCAAAGAGTCAAAGAGAAGGAGGCTGAGctcaaagaagcagagaaagag CTTCACGAGAAGTTTGACCGTTTGAAGAAGCTCCACCAGGACGAGAAAAAGaaactggaggagaagaagaagtccCTGGATGACGAGCTCAATAtgttcaaacagaaaaagactgcTGCAGAGCTCTTGCAGAACCAAGCCCAGCAGGCAGGGGGCTCCACCACACTCAAgagggacaaagagaggaaaaa CAATCCCTGGCTCTGCACTGAGTAG
- the sept6 gene encoding septin-6 isoform X4 codes for MASTEIARQAGEGARAVPLAGHVGFDSMPDQLVNKSVNHGFCFNILCVGETGLGKSTLMDTLFNTKFEGEPTQHNQPGVTLKSNTYELQESNVRLKLTVVNTVGFGDQINKEDSYKSIVEFIDAQFEAYLQEELKIKRTLHSYHDTRIHACLYFIAPTGHSLKSLDLVTMKKLDSKVNIIPIIAKSDAISKSELAKFKIKITSELVSNGVQIYQFPTDDESVAEINSTMNSHLPFAVVGSTEEVKIGNKMVKARQYPWGTVQVENENHCDFVKLREMLIRVNMEDLREQTHTRHYELYRRCKLEEMGFKDTDPDSKPFSLQETYEAKRNEFMGELQKKEEEMRQMFVQRVKEKEAELKEAEKELHEKFDRLKKLHQDEKKKLEEKKKSLDDELNMFKQKKTAAELLQNQAQQAGGSTTLKRDKERKN; via the exons ATGGCGTCAACTGAGATAGCGAGGCAAGCG GGTGAAGGTGCTCGTGCTGTCCCTCTGGCAGGCCATGTCGGCTTTGACAGCATGCCAGATCAGCTTGTCAACAAGTCTGTGAACCACGGATTCTGCTTTAACATCCTGTGTGTTG GCGAGACGGGtctggggaagtccacccttATGGACACGTTGTTCAACACCAAGTTTGAGGGTGAGCCCACCCAGCACAACCAGCCCGGAGTCACACTCAAGTCCAACACCTATGAACTCCAGGAGAGTAACGTGCGCCTCAAACTTACTGTTGTCAACACCGTGGGCTTCGGAGACCAGATCAACAAAGAAGACAG CTACAAGTCTATTGTGGAGTTCATTGACGCCCAGTTTGAAGCATATCTACAGGAGGAGCTGAAAATCAAGCGCACGCTACACAGTTACCACGACACCCGCATCCATGCATGCCTGTACTTCATTGCTCCCACAGGACACTCGCTCAAATCCCTTGACTTGGTGACCATGAAGAAACTTGATAGCAAG GTCAATATTATTCCAATCATTGCCAAGTCAGACGCCATCTCCAAGAGCGAGCTGGCCAagttcaaaatcaaaatcaccaGTGAGCTGGTCAGCAACGGAGTGCAGATCTACCAGTTCCCCACTGATGACGAGTCTGTGGCAGAGATCAACTCCACCATGAAC AGCCATTTGCCGTTTGCTGTGGTGGggagcacagaggaagtgaagatTGGGAACAAGATGGTGAAGGCACGGCAGTACCCCTGGGGGACGGTGCAGG TGGAAAATGAGAATCACTGTGACTTCGTCAAACTGCGAGAAATGCTGATCAGAGTGAACATGGAGGACCTGCGAGAGCAGACTCACACACGCCATTATGAGCTGTACCGCCGCTGCAAACTGGAGGAGATGGGCTTTAAGGACACAGACCCTGACAGCAAGCCCTTCAG TCTTCAGGAGACATATGAAGCTAAGAGGAACGAGTTCATGGGTGAGCtgcagaagaaagaagaagaaatgagacaaatgTTCGTCCAAAGAGTCAAAGAGAAGGAGGCTGAGctcaaagaagcagagaaagag CTTCACGAGAAGTTTGACCGTTTGAAGAAGCTCCACCAGGACGAGAAAAAGaaactggaggagaagaagaagtccCTGGATGACGAGCTCAATAtgttcaaacagaaaaagactgcTGCAGAGCTCTTGCAGAACCAAGCCCAGCAGGCAGGGGGCTCCACCACACTCAAgagggacaaagagaggaaaaa CTGA